One Sphingopyxis macrogoltabida genomic region harbors:
- a CDS encoding RidA family protein, which translates to MAESSRRNHSSASPFEPVYGYSRAVRVGNRIDVAGCAPIEPDGSSTPGDAGAQAARCLTIISEALEALGGSPADVVRTRMYITDAADADLVGRAHGSAFKNVRPASTMLVVPALIRPEWKVEIEAEAILEK; encoded by the coding sequence GTGGCTGAATCCAGCCGACGTAACCATAGCTCCGCATCCCCCTTCGAACCCGTCTATGGCTACAGCCGGGCGGTTCGGGTGGGGAATCGCATCGACGTCGCGGGCTGCGCGCCGATCGAGCCCGACGGTTCGTCGACCCCCGGTGATGCGGGAGCGCAGGCGGCGCGCTGCCTGACGATCATAAGCGAAGCGCTCGAAGCGCTAGGCGGCTCGCCCGCAGACGTCGTGCGCACGCGCATGTACATTACCGACGCTGCGGATGCCGATCTGGTGGGGCGGGCGCATGGATCGGCATTCAAAAATGTCCGACCGGCATCGACAATGCTGGTTGTGCCGGCGCTGATCCGCCCCGAATGGAAAGTCGAAATCGAAGCCGAAGCCATTTTAGAGAAGTGA
- a CDS encoding enoyl-CoA hydratase-related protein: MTYETLLVETRGAVTLVTLNRPQALNALNSGVLEDLIAAFAAYEADGSQRCAVLTGSGDKAFAAGADIKEMADKSAADFYLEDFFSKWTSDFVKKVRKPWIAAVNGFALGGGCELAMMADFIIASDKAKFGQPEIKLGVAPGMGGSQRLTRAIGKAKAMEMCLTGRMMDAAEAERSGLVARVVEHATLVDEAVKTATTIASMPPMAAMVNKDMVNAAFETTLDQGLIYERRLFQILAATEDKAEGMAAFIEKREGVWKGR; the protein is encoded by the coding sequence ATGACCTACGAAACCCTCCTCGTCGAAACGCGCGGCGCCGTCACCTTGGTGACATTGAACCGCCCGCAGGCGCTGAACGCGCTCAATTCGGGCGTGCTCGAAGACCTGATCGCGGCCTTTGCGGCCTATGAGGCCGACGGCAGCCAGCGCTGCGCCGTGCTCACCGGATCGGGCGACAAGGCGTTCGCCGCGGGCGCCGACATCAAGGAGATGGCCGACAAGTCGGCGGCCGATTTCTATCTCGAGGACTTTTTCTCGAAATGGACGAGCGACTTCGTGAAGAAGGTGCGCAAGCCGTGGATCGCGGCGGTCAACGGTTTCGCCTTGGGCGGCGGCTGCGAACTGGCGATGATGGCCGACTTCATCATCGCCAGCGACAAGGCGAAATTCGGCCAGCCCGAAATCAAGCTCGGCGTCGCGCCGGGGATGGGCGGGTCGCAGCGGCTGACGCGCGCGATCGGCAAGGCGAAGGCGATGGAAATGTGCCTCACCGGCCGGATGATGGACGCCGCCGAGGCCGAGCGCTCGGGCCTCGTCGCCCGCGTCGTCGAGCATGCGACGCTGGTCGATGAAGCGGTGAAGACCGCGACCACGATCGCATCGATGCCGCCGATGGCGGCGATGGTGAACAAGGATATGGTCAACGCCGCGTTCGAAACGACGCTCGATCAGGGCCTGATCTACGAACGCCGCCTGTTCCAGATTCTCGCGGCGACTGAGGACAAGGCCGAAGGCATGGCCGCCTTCATCGAGAAGCGCGAAGGCGTGTGGAAGGGGCGGTGA
- a CDS encoding acyl-CoA dehydrogenase family protein yields MTDQFQLTDDQLAIQDMARKFTADRITPFAAEWDEKSHYPVEVWKAAGELGFGAIYVAEESGGIGLGRLEAALIMEAMAYGCPATSAYVSIHNMATWMIDRFGGAEVKARFLPELVSMEKIASYCLTEPGSGSDAAALKTTAKKDGDHYVLNGTKQFISGAGYNDIYVCMVRTGDEKSKGISCLVIEKDTPGLSFGAPEKKLGWNASPTAQVIFEDCRVPVENLVGAEGDGFRFAMAGLDGGRLNIGACSLGGAQRCLDEAIAYSKDRQQFGQPIADFQNTQFMLADMATDLEASRALLYLAAAKVTANAPDKSRFSAMAKRLATDNGSKIVNDALQLFGGYGYLRDYPIERFWRDLRVHSILEGTNQVMRMIVGRDLLRQ; encoded by the coding sequence ATGACCGACCAGTTCCAGCTTACCGACGACCAGCTCGCCATCCAGGATATGGCGCGCAAATTCACTGCCGACCGCATCACGCCCTTCGCGGCCGAGTGGGACGAGAAAAGCCATTATCCCGTCGAGGTGTGGAAAGCGGCGGGCGAGCTCGGCTTCGGCGCCATTTACGTCGCCGAGGAATCGGGTGGCATCGGGCTCGGCCGGCTGGAGGCGGCGCTGATCATGGAGGCGATGGCTTATGGCTGTCCCGCGACCAGCGCCTATGTCTCGATCCATAATATGGCGACATGGATGATCGATCGCTTCGGCGGCGCCGAGGTCAAGGCGCGCTTCCTGCCCGAACTCGTCAGCATGGAAAAGATCGCGAGCTATTGTCTGACCGAACCGGGCTCGGGCTCGGACGCCGCGGCGCTCAAGACGACGGCGAAGAAGGACGGCGACCATTATGTCCTCAACGGCACCAAGCAGTTTATCTCGGGCGCCGGCTACAACGACATCTATGTCTGCATGGTCCGCACCGGCGACGAGAAGTCGAAGGGCATTAGCTGCCTCGTCATCGAAAAGGATACGCCGGGTCTGAGCTTCGGTGCGCCCGAGAAAAAGCTCGGCTGGAACGCCTCCCCGACCGCGCAGGTGATCTTCGAGGATTGCCGCGTGCCGGTCGAAAATCTGGTCGGCGCGGAGGGCGATGGTTTCCGCTTCGCGATGGCGGGGCTCGACGGCGGCCGCCTCAACATCGGTGCCTGCTCGCTCGGCGGTGCGCAGCGCTGCCTCGACGAGGCGATCGCCTATAGCAAGGACCGCCAGCAGTTCGGGCAGCCGATCGCCGATTTCCAGAACACCCAGTTCATGCTCGCCGACATGGCGACCGACCTCGAGGCCTCGCGCGCGCTGCTCTATCTCGCCGCAGCCAAGGTTACCGCCAACGCCCCCGACAAGTCGCGCTTCTCGGCGATGGCGAAGCGGCTCGCGACCGATAATGGCAGCAAGATCGTCAACGACGCGCTGCAGCTGTTCGGCGGCTACGGCTATCTGCGCGACTATCCGATCGAGCGTTTCTGGCGCGACCTGCGCGTCCATTCGATCCTCGAAGGCACCAACCAGGTGATGCGGATGATTGTCGGAAGGGACCTGCTGCGCCAATGA
- a CDS encoding mannitol dehydrogenase family protein, producing MRLSPDTPLPAAVQRPAYDRHAQATGIVHLGIGAFHRAHQAVYTDDAMNAGERDWRIVGVSLRSPDVAAQLGPQDGLYTVSARGAAGTRLRLIGAVQKSLVAAEHPQAVIDAIAAPTTHIVSLTVTEKGYSRRSDGSLDLAAAVGGSSLYRFVAAGLAARKAAGLGGLTLLSCDNLAGNGAVLRRLMREYLAAYHPGIASWFDGECTCPATMVDRIVPATTDADRAAVETALGARDEGAVVTEAFSQWVIEDDFAGARPCWEEAGAELVADVTPYETAKLRLLNGAHSALAYIGLGRGYEFVHQAIADPDIRPVIERLMREEAAPTIAAAPGQDLAAYADALLDRFANPALDHRLAQIAMDGSQKIPQRWLETLAWHQRRGAPCPSLEAGVAAWIAFLRSGEPVDDPLADHLRAAVAGPDAMARLFGEGGLIASDWRP from the coding sequence GTGAGGCTGTCGCCCGATACGCCGCTTCCCGCGGCGGTGCAGCGCCCGGCCTATGACCGGCACGCGCAGGCGACGGGGATCGTCCATCTCGGCATCGGCGCGTTCCACCGCGCGCATCAGGCGGTCTACACCGACGATGCGATGAACGCGGGCGAGCGCGACTGGCGCATCGTCGGGGTGTCGCTGCGCTCTCCCGACGTCGCTGCACAGCTCGGCCCGCAGGACGGGCTCTATACGGTGAGCGCCCGCGGCGCTGCGGGCACGCGGCTGCGCCTGATCGGTGCGGTGCAGAAATCGCTCGTTGCGGCGGAGCATCCGCAGGCGGTGATCGACGCCATCGCTGCGCCGACGACGCATATCGTCAGCCTTACCGTGACCGAGAAAGGCTATTCGCGCCGCTCCGACGGATCGCTCGACCTCGCGGCCGCGGTCGGCGGATCGAGCCTCTATCGCTTCGTCGCGGCCGGGCTCGCGGCACGCAAGGCGGCGGGGCTGGGCGGGCTCACCCTGCTCAGCTGCGACAATCTTGCCGGCAACGGCGCGGTGCTGCGCCGGTTGATGCGCGAATATCTCGCCGCTTATCATCCCGGTATCGCGTCTTGGTTCGACGGCGAATGCACCTGCCCCGCGACGATGGTCGACCGGATCGTTCCCGCCACGACCGACGCCGACCGCGCTGCTGTCGAAACCGCGCTCGGCGCCCGCGACGAGGGCGCGGTGGTGACCGAAGCCTTCAGCCAATGGGTGATCGAGGACGATTTCGCCGGCGCGCGCCCGTGCTGGGAAGAGGCCGGCGCCGAACTGGTCGCCGACGTCACGCCCTATGAAACCGCGAAGCTGCGGCTGCTCAACGGCGCGCATTCGGCGCTTGCCTATATCGGGCTCGGACGAGGATATGAGTTCGTCCATCAGGCGATCGCCGATCCCGATATCCGCCCGGTCATCGAACGGCTGATGCGCGAGGAAGCAGCCCCGACCATCGCCGCCGCGCCGGGTCAGGACCTTGCCGCCTATGCCGACGCGCTGCTCGATCGCTTTGCCAATCCGGCGCTCGACCACCGGCTCGCCCAGATCGCGATGGACGGCAGCCAGAAGATCCCGCAGCGTTGGCTTGAAACGCTGGCCTGGCACCAGCGGCGCGGGGCGCCTTGCCCTTCGCTCGAAGCTGGCGTGGCGGCGTGGATCGCTTTCCTGCGCAGCGGCGAGCCCGTCGACGACCCGCTCGCCGACCACTTGCGCGCCGCCGTAGCCGGGCCGGATGCGATGGCAAGGCTGTTCGGGGAGGGCGGCCTGATCGCGTCGGACTGGCGGCCTTAG
- a CDS encoding I78 family peptidase inhibitor: MDIRIMAIAAVLPLAACTQERPPESTPPPPEAEMTCKADAVQSYVGQSVSPELGAAILKASGARTLRWGPPRTAMTMDYRVDRVNIMYDDASKITQVTCG, from the coding sequence ATGGACATTCGCATCATGGCAATCGCCGCCGTTCTGCCGCTCGCCGCCTGCACGCAGGAACGGCCGCCCGAATCGACTCCGCCGCCGCCCGAAGCCGAAATGACGTGCAAGGCCGACGCGGTGCAAAGCTATGTCGGCCAGAGCGTTTCGCCCGAACTCGGCGCGGCGATCCTCAAGGCATCGGGTGCGCGCACGCTGCGCTGGGGCCCGCCGCGCACCGCGATGACGATGGATTATCGCGTCGACCGTGTGAACATCATGTACGACGACGCCTCGAAGATCACGCAGGTCACCTGTGGCTGA
- the uxaC gene encoding glucuronate isomerase: MTRPLILHADRLFPSDPGQRAIARRLYREVADLPIVSPHGHTDPAWFAGNAPFGNAAELLLHPDHYVFRMLYSQGVPLDALGIGNAQADPRESWRLFAQNYHLFRGTPTRMWMDWVFAAVFGFDVQFSAGMSDLYYDRIGEALTSDAFRPRALFDRFGIEVIATTESPLDTLVHHAAIRAANESGEWGGRVITAYRPDPVVDPEYEGFRDNLRRFAELSGEDAFSYTGYLAAHRNRREFFASMGATSTDHGHPTAATADLSDVEAEALFARVTGDQVSAADAELFRAHMLTVMAGMSLDDGLVMQIHPGSFRNHNPGLFARHGRDKGADIPMRTDYVHALRPLLARYGNEAGLTIILFTLDETSYARELAPLAGHYPALWLGPAWWFHDSPEGMRRFRAQVTETAGFYNTVGFNDDTRAFLSIPARHDVARRIDCGFLAGLVAEHRMEEWEAAELAADLACNLARKAYRL; this comes from the coding sequence ATGACGCGCCCGTTGATCCTGCATGCCGACCGGTTGTTTCCATCCGATCCGGGCCAACGCGCCATCGCACGGCGCCTCTATCGCGAGGTCGCGGACCTGCCGATCGTCAGCCCGCACGGCCACACCGATCCGGCCTGGTTCGCGGGCAACGCGCCGTTCGGCAATGCCGCTGAACTGCTGCTTCACCCCGATCATTATGTCTTCCGGATGCTCTATTCGCAGGGCGTGCCGCTCGATGCGCTCGGCATCGGCAACGCACAGGCCGATCCCCGGGAAAGCTGGCGGCTGTTCGCGCAAAACTATCATCTCTTTCGCGGGACCCCGACGCGGATGTGGATGGACTGGGTGTTTGCCGCGGTGTTCGGATTCGATGTTCAATTTTCCGCCGGAATGTCCGACCTCTATTACGACCGCATCGGCGAAGCGCTGACGAGCGATGCCTTCCGCCCGCGTGCCTTGTTCGACCGCTTCGGGATCGAGGTGATCGCGACGACCGAAAGCCCGCTCGACACGCTGGTGCATCACGCCGCGATCCGCGCCGCGAACGAAAGCGGGGAATGGGGCGGGCGCGTAATCACCGCCTATCGCCCCGACCCCGTCGTCGATCCCGAATATGAAGGCTTCCGCGACAATCTCCGGCGCTTCGCCGAATTGTCGGGCGAGGACGCGTTCAGCTATACCGGTTACCTCGCCGCCCATCGCAATCGCCGTGAGTTCTTTGCAAGCATGGGCGCGACCTCCACCGACCACGGGCATCCGACCGCCGCGACCGCCGACCTGTCGGACGTCGAGGCCGAAGCACTGTTCGCGCGGGTCACCGGCGACCAGGTCAGCGCCGCCGATGCCGAATTGTTCCGCGCGCACATGCTGACGGTGATGGCGGGGATGAGCCTCGACGACGGACTGGTGATGCAGATCCACCCCGGCAGTTTCCGTAACCACAACCCTGGGCTGTTCGCGCGCCACGGCCGCGACAAGGGCGCCGATATTCCGATGCGCACCGACTATGTTCATGCGCTGCGCCCGCTGCTCGCGCGCTATGGCAACGAGGCGGGGCTGACGATCATCCTCTTCACGCTCGACGAGACGAGTTATGCGCGCGAACTCGCGCCGCTCGCCGGCCATTATCCGGCGCTGTGGCTCGGCCCGGCCTGGTGGTTCCACGACAGCCCGGAGGGGATGCGCCGTTTCCGGGCGCAGGTCACCGAGACGGCGGGCTTCTACAACACCGTCGGTTTCAACGACGACACGCGCGCCTTCCTGTCGATCCCCGCGCGCCACGACGTCGCGCGGCGGATCGACTGCGGCTTCCTCGCCGGGCTCGTCGCCGAACATCGCATGGAGGAATGGGAGGCCGCCGAACTCGCGGCCGACCTTGCCTGTAACCTCGCCAGAAAGGCATATCGGCTGTGA
- the mmsB gene encoding 3-hydroxyisobutyrate dehydrogenase produces MKIAFIGLGNMGGGMAANLAKAGHDVRAFDLSEEALARAVEAGCTRAASAAEAVTGAEAVVTMLPAGKHVASVYEADVFPNAAPGTLLLDCSTIDVATARANIEAATAKGLVAIDAPVSGGIAAANAGTLTFMVGGTDDGFARAEPILAKMGKAVIHAGDAGAGQGAKICNNMLLGASMVATCETLALAQKLGLDPQKFFDIASVSSGQCWSLTSYAPLPGVGPATPADNGYKGGFAAALMLKDLRLAMEAAASVDADVPMGSKARELYEAFVEADKDGRDFSAIIQTLQG; encoded by the coding sequence ATGAAAATCGCCTTTATCGGACTCGGCAATATGGGCGGCGGGATGGCCGCGAACCTCGCGAAGGCGGGGCACGACGTCCGCGCCTTCGACCTTAGCGAAGAAGCGCTGGCGCGCGCGGTCGAGGCCGGCTGCACCCGCGCTGCATCGGCTGCCGAGGCGGTGACCGGCGCCGAAGCCGTCGTCACCATGCTCCCGGCGGGCAAGCATGTCGCGTCGGTCTACGAAGCCGACGTCTTCCCGAACGCGGCGCCCGGCACCTTGCTGCTCGACTGCTCGACAATCGACGTCGCCACCGCGCGCGCCAATATCGAGGCCGCGACCGCCAAAGGCCTCGTTGCGATCGATGCGCCCGTTTCGGGCGGCATCGCCGCGGCCAATGCGGGGACGCTGACCTTCATGGTCGGCGGCACCGATGACGGCTTCGCGCGCGCCGAACCGATCCTCGCCAAGATGGGCAAGGCGGTGATCCACGCCGGCGACGCGGGCGCTGGGCAGGGCGCGAAGATCTGCAACAATATGCTGCTCGGCGCCTCGATGGTCGCGACATGCGAGACGCTCGCGCTCGCGCAGAAGCTCGGGCTCGATCCGCAGAAATTCTTCGACATCGCCTCGGTCAGCTCGGGCCAGTGCTGGTCGCTCACCAGCTATGCGCCGCTCCCCGGCGTCGGACCGGCGACCCCCGCCGACAATGGTTACAAGGGCGGTTTCGCAGCAGCGCTGATGCTCAAGGATTTGCGTCTCGCGATGGAAGCGGCGGCGAGCGTCGACGCCGATGTCCCGATGGGATCGAAGGCACGCGAATTGTATGAGGCGTTTGTCGAAGCCGACAAGGATGGCCGCGACTTTTCGGCGATTATCCAGACTTTGCAGGGCTGA
- a CDS encoding LysR family transcriptional regulator → MDWDRLQYFLLVARHGTLARAGAALNVDATTVSRRVSALEAALGQTLFERAPTGFVLTAAGRALVPHAEAMAAAAARVNMAPGGRAGLSGQLRLSVTEGFGNSFIAPRLATFVAAHPELEIDLVASSGFLNPSRREADMAVLLARPRKGPLITRKLSDYSLGLYAPASRPDWQKAVGAAPLSRAGIPVIGYMPDILYAPELDYLDEIEPGLRASVRSSSILAQRRMIAGGAGVGVLPCFIAAGDPGLVRVRPEQVIARAFWLALHRDVAPQPRIRAFIDWLDAEVRESRGLLVPA, encoded by the coding sequence ATGGATTGGGACAGGCTGCAATATTTCCTGCTCGTCGCGCGGCACGGCACGCTCGCACGCGCCGGCGCGGCGCTAAATGTCGATGCGACGACGGTCAGCCGGCGGGTCAGCGCGCTCGAAGCCGCGCTCGGCCAGACGCTTTTCGAACGGGCGCCGACCGGTTTCGTGCTGACCGCAGCGGGACGCGCCTTGGTCCCGCATGCCGAGGCGATGGCCGCAGCAGCGGCGCGCGTCAATATGGCACCGGGCGGCCGGGCGGGATTGTCGGGGCAGCTCCGCCTCAGCGTGACCGAGGGGTTCGGCAACAGCTTCATCGCGCCGCGGCTCGCGACCTTCGTCGCCGCGCATCCCGAGCTCGAGATCGACCTTGTCGCCTCGTCGGGTTTCCTCAATCCCTCACGGCGCGAGGCCGATATGGCGGTGCTGCTCGCGCGGCCCAGAAAAGGCCCGCTGATCACGCGCAAGCTGTCGGACTACAGCCTCGGCCTTTATGCGCCCGCGAGCCGGCCCGACTGGCAAAAGGCGGTCGGGGCGGCGCCGCTGTCGCGCGCGGGGATTCCGGTGATCGGTTATATGCCCGATATCCTTTACGCGCCCGAACTCGATTATCTCGACGAGATCGAACCGGGGCTGCGCGCCAGCGTGCGGTCGTCGTCGATCCTCGCGCAGCGGCGGATGATCGCGGGCGGCGCCGGGGTCGGCGTGCTCCCCTGCTTCATCGCCGCCGGCGATCCCGGGCTGGTGCGGGTGCGGCCCGAACAGGTCATAGCGCGCGCCTTCTGGCTCGCACTTCACCGCGACGTCGCGCCGCAACCGCGCATCCGGGCGTTCATCGACTGGCTCGACGCCGAGGTGCGCGAGAGCCGGGGACTGCTCGTTCCGGCCTAA
- a CDS encoding enoyl-CoA hydratase/isomerase family protein has product MTPESTNDVLISTDGRVGRLSLNRPKAIHALNLPMCQAMIDALLKWQGDDSVEAVIIDHSEGRGFCAGGDIRMLAESGAKDSEEARFFFHTEYRLNHLLFTYAKPVVAFMDGITMGGGVGISQPAKYRVATEHTRFAMPETGIGLFPDVGGGWYLPRLEGRVGVFLALTGARLDGADCLALGLATHYLPSEKLAEAKDRIAAHPDRIGGILGDLAVTAPPAAITGQIDKINRLFASDTYEDILAALEADGGEWAAKELDALRGKSPQTCKVALRQLKEGGEMHDFAAQMTQEYAIGSRVVAMHDFIEGVRALIIDKDNSPKWDPPTPEAVTDDWIDAIFAPLPENEKWTPLT; this is encoded by the coding sequence ATGACCCCAGAATCTACAAACGATGTCTTGATCTCGACCGACGGCCGCGTCGGCCGCCTGTCGCTCAACCGCCCCAAGGCGATCCACGCGCTCAACCTGCCGATGTGTCAGGCGATGATCGACGCGCTGCTGAAGTGGCAGGGCGACGATAGCGTCGAGGCGGTGATCATCGACCATAGCGAAGGGCGCGGCTTCTGCGCCGGCGGCGACATCCGCATGCTCGCCGAAAGCGGCGCGAAGGACAGCGAGGAGGCGCGTTTCTTCTTCCACACCGAATATCGCCTCAACCATCTGCTCTTCACCTATGCGAAGCCCGTCGTCGCCTTCATGGACGGCATCACGATGGGCGGCGGGGTCGGCATTTCGCAGCCGGCGAAATATCGCGTCGCGACCGAACATACGCGCTTCGCGATGCCCGAGACCGGGATCGGCCTGTTCCCCGACGTCGGCGGCGGCTGGTACCTGCCGCGCCTCGAAGGCCGCGTCGGCGTGTTCCTCGCGCTCACCGGCGCGCGGCTCGACGGCGCCGATTGCCTCGCGCTCGGCCTCGCGACGCATTATCTGCCGTCGGAGAAGCTCGCCGAGGCCAAGGACCGCATCGCCGCGCATCCCGACCGCATCGGCGGCATCCTCGGCGACCTCGCGGTCACCGCGCCGCCCGCCGCGATCACCGGGCAGATCGACAAGATCAACCGCCTGTTTGCGAGCGACACCTATGAGGACATCCTCGCCGCGCTCGAAGCCGATGGCGGCGAATGGGCGGCGAAGGAGCTCGATGCGCTGCGCGGCAAGAGTCCGCAGACCTGCAAGGTGGCGCTGCGCCAATTGAAGGAAGGCGGCGAGATGCACGATTTCGCCGCGCAGATGACGCAGGAATATGCGATCGGCAGCCGCGTCGTCGCGATGCACGATTTCATCGAGGGCGTCCGCGCGCTGATTATCGACAAGGACAACAGCCCGAAATGGGACCCGCCGACGCCCGAGGCGGTCACCGACGACTGGATCGACGCGATCTTCGCGCCGCTCCCCGAAAACGAGAAATGGACCCCGCTCACTTGA
- a CDS encoding CoA-acylating methylmalonate-semialdehyde dehydrogenase: MRQIDHHIVGGAGGSSRFADVLDPNNGGVQAQVALGDRAVLDRAVAAAKAAQPAWAATNPQRRARVMFDFKRLVEANMNELAQILSAEHGKVIADAKGDIQRGLDVVEFACAAPHILKGEYTVGAGPGIDVYSMRQPIGIGAGITPFNFPAMIPLWMGAIATVVGNAFILKPSERDPSVPVRLAELFLEAGMPEGIFQTVHGDKEMVDAILDHPDIGAISFVGSSDIAHYVYNRGVANGKRVQAMGGAKNHGIVMPDADLDQVVNDLTGAAFGSAGERCMALPVVVPVGEDTANRLREKLVPAIEALRVGVSTDDEAHYGPVVTQAHKDKVEGWIQKCADEGAELVIDGRGFTLQGHEKGFFVGPTLFDHVTPDMESYKEEIFGPVLQIVRAADFESALELPSKHQYGNGVAIFTRNGHAAREFAARVNVGMVGINVPIPVPVAYHSFGGWKRSAFGDTNQHGMEGVKFWTKVKTITARWPDGSPDGGNAFVIPTMG, from the coding sequence ATGCGACAGATTGACCATCACATCGTCGGCGGTGCCGGCGGCAGCAGCCGCTTCGCCGATGTGCTCGACCCGAACAATGGCGGCGTCCAGGCGCAGGTCGCGCTCGGCGACCGCGCCGTCCTCGACCGCGCCGTCGCGGCCGCAAAGGCCGCGCAGCCCGCCTGGGCGGCGACCAATCCGCAGCGCCGCGCGCGGGTGATGTTCGACTTCAAGCGTCTCGTCGAAGCCAATATGAACGAGCTCGCGCAAATCCTGTCGGCCGAACATGGCAAGGTGATCGCCGATGCCAAGGGCGACATCCAGCGTGGCCTCGACGTCGTCGAATTCGCCTGCGCGGCGCCGCATATCCTGAAGGGCGAATATACCGTCGGCGCGGGCCCGGGCATCGACGTCTATTCGATGCGCCAGCCGATCGGTATCGGCGCCGGCATCACCCCGTTCAACTTTCCGGCGATGATCCCGCTGTGGATGGGTGCGATCGCGACCGTCGTCGGCAACGCCTTCATCCTCAAGCCCAGCGAGCGCGACCCCAGCGTGCCGGTGCGGCTGGCCGAGCTGTTCCTCGAAGCGGGCATGCCCGAAGGCATCTTCCAGACCGTCCATGGTGACAAGGAAATGGTCGACGCGATCCTCGACCATCCCGATATCGGCGCGATCAGCTTCGTCGGCTCGTCCGACATCGCGCATTATGTCTACAATCGCGGCGTCGCCAACGGCAAGCGCGTGCAGGCGATGGGCGGCGCGAAGAATCACGGCATCGTGATGCCCGACGCCGACCTCGATCAGGTCGTCAACGACCTGACCGGCGCCGCTTTCGGCTCGGCGGGCGAGCGCTGCATGGCACTGCCCGTGGTCGTCCCCGTCGGCGAGGACACCGCGAACCGCCTGCGCGAAAAGCTCGTCCCGGCGATCGAGGCGCTGCGCGTCGGCGTGTCGACCGACGACGAAGCGCATTACGGCCCCGTCGTGACGCAGGCGCACAAGGACAAGGTTGAAGGCTGGATCCAGAAATGTGCGGACGAAGGCGCCGAACTGGTCATCGACGGCCGCGGTTTCACCCTGCAGGGCCACGAAAAGGGCTTCTTCGTCGGCCCGACCCTGTTCGACCATGTCACCCCCGACATGGAAAGCTACAAGGAAGAAATCTTCGGCCCCGTGCTGCAGATCGTCCGCGCCGCCGATTTCGAAAGCGCGCTCGAACTGCCGTCGAAGCATCAGTACGGTAACGGCGTCGCGATCTTCACGCGCAACGGCCACGCGGCGCGCGAATTCGCCGCGCGGGTCAATGTCGGCATGGTCGGCATCAACGTGCCGATCCCGGTGCCGGTCGCCTATCACAGCTTCGGCGGCTGGAAGCGCTCGGCGTTCGGCGACACCAACCAGCACGGCATGGAAGGCGTGAAATTCTGGACCAAGGTCAAGACGATCACTGCGCGCTGGCCCGACGGGTCGCCCGATGGCGGCAACGCCTTCGTCATCCCGACGATGGGGTAA